A single Gasterosteus aculeatus chromosome 2, fGasAcu3.hap1.1, whole genome shotgun sequence DNA region contains:
- the LOC120829180 gene encoding actin-associated protein FAM107A-like isoform X2: MAKVSTEQPLMKDQYSTDNRLNAEGSSDETNPAKASSSHNELHKELLFAHKRGVALSRRSELQRVMERRKRVQNDREEEGNSRTPLENVLLRHQQKQLEEPPSPTPTNVLSSSSG; encoded by the exons ATGGCTAAGGTATCTACAGAGCAGCCCCTTATGAAGGACCAGTACAGCACAG ATAACAGACTCAATGCTGAAGGCTCTTCTGATGAGACAAACCCTGCCAAGGCATCCAGTAGTCACAATGAGCTTCACAAGGAACTGCTGTTTGCCCATAAGAG GGGTGTGGCGCTGAGCAGAAGATCAGAACTTCAGCgggtgatggagaggaggaaaagggttCAGAATGACCGGGAAGAGGAGGGAAACAGCAGAACCCCTCTGGAGAATGTGCTGCTTAGACATCAACAGAAACAACTTGAG gAACCACCAAGTCCAACACCCACAAATGTCCTGAGTAGCAGCAGTGGCTGA